In Onthophagus taurus isolate NC chromosome 6, IU_Otau_3.0, whole genome shotgun sequence, a genomic segment contains:
- the LOC139430160 gene encoding uncharacterized protein, with product MSEKLVKLTLRRTGFLNHLAESMNLAQNLPNDPIQHLMFKERAKDAEKAYEEFKTVHNQIIGMIDEADFEAHDEVRAKADTAFYTIKAHLYKLQPPPPLTPTTPPTPHSSLPSATPKLNKLTIPVFDGNHKAWPTFFDLFRTMIHENESLSKVVKYQYLLTSLKDEALNLIKGLPVTEDNYTIAYTTLKGRYQNRRHLATMYYNEIQHTKSLSESSPKAVRLLVDTFKENVEGFRSLGFPVDKWNFLLFNILLQKLNKSTKTKFETEHSSHEIPTYQQLIDFLENQAKALDAVQLTTCETTSRNYNKASVHYPTKSSVNLKVEQSPLNTKCPLCSEAHPIYRCNNFHSKKPLERLNYARENSLCRNCLNSKHSTNKCLSTRRCKHCQQPHHSLLHLKPPQLSSVPVEVTNCNLNAETTSSSPQVSHVILPTALLHIKDRFGQFHVIRALIDSGSMSNFITHKLSKRLQLHRTFGTSIEIRGLNSMTSICNRGSVNCLIKPCTDTTPEFEFNAIITSNICADQPLMSSYIKSYPHLRKLEYHSEELSKVKEVDLLLGAELVPHILTGSRVSSGKNDPIALESVFGWILMGRSRSPSTYSLTTCL from the coding sequence ATGTCGGAAAAACTCGTCAAACTCACTTTACGCCGTACTGGCTTTTTAAATCATCTCGCAGAATCTATGAATCTTGCACAAAATCTTCCTAACGATCCTATACAACATCTCATGTTCAAAGAACGAGCTAAAGATGCAGAAAAGGCATACGAAGAATTCAAGACTGTGCACAATCAGATAATTGGTATGATCGACGAAGCTGACTTTGAAGCTCATGATGAAGTTCGAGCTAAAGCAGATACAGCTTTCTATACTATAAAAGCGCATCTTTATAAGCTTCAGCCACCACCACCTCTAACACCTACAACACCTCCAACTCCTCATTCTTCGTTGCCGTCTGCAACAcccaaattaaataaattaacgatACCTGTTTTTGATGGGAATCATAAAGCCTGGCCTACATTCTTTGATCTATTTAGAACCATGATTCATGAAAACGAGTCTCTATCCAAAGTAGTAAAATATCAATACCTCCTGACTTCGTTGAAAGATGAAGCTTTGAACTTAATAAAAGGCTTGCCAGTGACGGAAGACAATTACACCATTGCTTATACCACCTTAAAGGGCAGATATCAGAATCGCCGACATCTCGCTACTATGTATTACAACGAAATACAACACACAAAATCGTTATCCGAATCATCTCCAAAAGCAGTTCGTTTACTTGTCGAtacttttaaagaaaatgtcgaAGGATTCAGAAGTCTTGGCTTCCCTGTGGACAAGTGGAATTTTCTGTTATTCAACATTCTTTtacaaaaacttaataaatctACCAAAACTAAATTCGAGACTGAGCACAGCTCACACGAAATTCCTACATATCAACAACTGATTGATTTCCTGGAAAACCAAGCAAAGGCGTTGGATGCAGTACAACTCACTACATGTGAAACCACTTCCCGTAATTATAATAAAGCTTCTGTTCATTATCCAACAAAATCTTCTGTCAATCTGAAAGTTGAACAATCACCACTGAATACTAAATGTCCATTGTGTTCAGAAGCACACCCGATTTATCGATGCAACAACTTTCATTCCAAAAAACCTCTTGAAAGACTTAATTATGCTAGAGAAAATAGTTTATgtcgaaattgtttaaattcaaaacattcaactaataaatgtttatcaaCACGACGCTGCAAGCATTGTCAACAACCTCATCATTCTTTACTACATCTAAAACCTCCACAATTATCTTCGGTTCCTGTTGAAGTTACCAATTGCAATCTGAATGCTGAAACTACGTCATCGTCACCGCAAGTCTCCCATGTGATCCTGCCAACTGCGTTGCTCCACATTAAAGATCGATTTGGACAATTTCATGTCATACGAGCCTTGATCGATTCTGGCAGCATGTCGAATTTCATCACTCATAAACTGTCGAAACGTCTTCAACTCCATCGCACCTTTGGAACTTCAATTGAAATCCGAGGCCTCAACTCCATGACGTCAATATGCAACCGAGGATCTGTTAATTGTCTTATTAAGCCTTGTACCGACACTACACCTGAATTTGAATTCAATGCCATAATCACATCAAACATTTGTGCCGATCAACCACTAATGTCAAGTTACATAAAATCATATCCCCATCTTCGTAAATTAGAATATCACTCCGAAGAACTCTCTAAAGTAAAAGAAGTCGATTTATTACTTGGAGCGGAATTGGTACCGCACATCCTCACTGGTTCACGAGTTTCGAGTGGAAAAAACGATCCTATCGCCTTAGAATCCGTATTTGGATGGATTCTAATGGGCCGATCCAGGTCTCCTTCAACATATTCGTTGACAACTTGTCTCTAA
- the LOC139430161 gene encoding uncharacterized protein, giving the protein MSQSENLTKKRGIVKGKLMNFAKFVIKFESNIRESGINQELSLELEQRYNRAINLIDEFEEIQGEIDLLSVDGESQNAERETFEASFYANTVKAKRILTNRNICADSSFIVGPSPDQHVKLPVIDLPKFDGGYDAWLGFRDIFESLIHNNPMINDIQKFHYLLSALTGNARQVVESLELTNSNYEVAWGLIRERYDNPRILIHNHVKALFEIEGVSGDNPQQIRSFIDDFRKHLRALAALNEPTDNWDTLLIYLAVSKLDVDSNREWERKKSGLKKTNLENLLGFLKERADLLETLENGSGKRIIDKSKPKSKTFLVANSGVKRCVNGNGEHYIQEFIYLFILLMGLLLLLLLLPG; this is encoded by the coding sequence ATGAGTCAGTcagaaaatttaacaaaaaaacgaGGTATTGTCAAGGGCAAACTCATGAATTTtgcgaaatttgtaataaaatttgaatcaaatatCAGAGAAAGCGGTATTAATCAGGAACTTTCGTTAGAGTTAGAACAAAGATACAATCGGGCAATTAATCTTATCGATGAGTTCGAGGAAATTCAGGGTGAAATAGATTTGTTAAGCGTTGATGGCGAGTCACAAAACGCGGAGAGGGAGACATTCGAGGCGAGTTTTTACGCAAATACGGTTAAAGCTAAGCGAATTTTGACAAATAGAAATATATGCGCCGATTCGTCGTTCATTGTAGGACCTTCCCCGGATCAACATGTAAAGCTACCGGTCATAGATTTACCAAAGTTTGACGGTGGTTACGACGCATGGCTAGGGTTTAGAGACATTTTCGAATCGTTAATTCATAACAACCCAATGATCAACgacattcaaaaatttcattacttACTGTCGGCACTGACCGGTAATGCTCGTCAGGTTGTCGAAAGCTTAGAATTGACAAATTCTAACTATGAAGTCGCTTGGGGGTTGATTCGCGAGCGTTATGATAACCCGCGGatattaattcataatcaCGTTAAGGCATTGTTCGAAATTGAAGGGGTTTCGGGTGATAATCCACAGCAGATTCGAAGTTTTATTGACGACTTTCGTAAACATCTGCGCGCGTTAGCTGCATTAAATGAACCTACGGATAATTGGGACAcgctacttatttatttagccGTGTCGAAATTGGACGTTGATTCCAATCGGGAGTGGGAAAGGAAAAAGTCCGGTTTAAAGAAAacgaatttagaaaatttgttaggGTTTTTGAAAGAACGCGCTGATTTATTGGAAACTTTGGAAAACGGTTCGGGTAAGCGGATAATCGATAAATCAAAACCGAAATCAAAAACGTTTTTGGTTGCTAATTCGGGTGTTAAGCGTTGTGTAAACGGCAATGGGGAACATTACATACaggaatttatttatttatttattctgcTTAtgggattattattattattattattgctgccgggctga